A segment of the Epinephelus fuscoguttatus linkage group LG23, E.fuscoguttatus.final_Chr_v1 genome:
TGGGAGGAAGATCAGAGGAGAGGCAGCTGGTGAGGGCGGCGGGCGCTCACGATGATGTCATCCAAGCAGGAAGCTGCCTCAGTCTGTCCGCCTGGGACGATGAGACTCCAGGACCCTCGTACTCCACCGCCGAGCCATCGTGTTCGCTCGCCTCGCTGTCTTTTAGCCCCGCCCCACAGGAGGCAGCCAATGAGGAGGAGGCCGGGGAGAAGCGGGACGAGGAAGAGGAGTGTCTGATAGTCGGATACAAGAAGCCAATAGCGGAGCGGACTCCTGAGTTGGTGCAGCTCTCCTCCGACAccgaggaagaggaagagaagaagaaggaggaggagaacgcAGCTGAGAAACCTCCTGCCCTCCCCTCCAccactcctcccctctcctACCTACCCACAATCCCCCCCTCTACGTCAGGCGCCTGCAGCCGCGAGCAGGATGACCAGCCAAAGGAGAAAGATGGCGAGCACCGCTCACGTGCACGCTCGTGGTCGGGCAGCTCGGGAAGAAACTCTGTGTGCACTCTCAGCCCAGTGACGCCTGGAGAGAGCGAGCTGCGACGGGAGAGCTGGAGAGACAGGAAGTCCTGCAGCGAGGTGacgagggagaagaggaggaagaagaaaaggaggaagagagggcgGGACAGGAGCAGCGACCAGCTCAGGAAGAGCGGCACCCTGTACAACCCAAACCGCTCCATTTATCCTGCGTTGATGCGTCACCGCTCTCCCTCGCCATTTCACTCCAGCGTTGAGTCAGGCTCGCCACTGCCGCCTAGCCCAGACGACTCCAGCTGGGAGTACCCATGTTCCCAGGTTTCTCCTCTCACCTCTTCCGTCTCCTCACCCTCCcgttccttctcctcctcaccccTTTGCTCCTCCCCACAGCCATCGTCACCGACAGCGCAGACGCCCTCGCTCTCCCCCAGCAACAATCACCATGGAGAAAAACCAGGCGGGAAGAGGAAGTATAAGAGCCGCCACCTGGACAGCGATGACAAGGACCCCACCTGGAGGCCGAGCAGCAGCCACTgcagggagaagaggagggagcggggggtgaaggagaggaggaagagggggagagatggggggaggagaagagagaggcagaggagggatGTCGGAGAGAGGTGAGAGgagacacttcctgtttctgttttgagATGACATTGTAGACGTTTCTGTCATGAACAAAAAGTGTAAACCTGTTTCCTGTCCgttctccagcagcagcaggaggagcagagaagaCCGGAGTCCCAGCGTGGAGATCATTTACGAGGGCACCATCACCTCCAGCATGACACAATCCCCCACACGCAAACGCCGCAGGAAACGACACCgcaacacacaacacagcaggTACAGCATGCCAGTCGTAAATttgaattaaagctgcaagcagcgatgagctgcttgcagctttaattcgTACCTCGCCGCCAATGGGGTTGCTGGCGGGATGTTGGTTGACGCAGCTGTGCATTTACTCTAATCAGACATGAGAAGTTTGAGGCAGATTTGACCACATACAGTAGAGTTacaaactacttcctgtttcatggcaaaACATTCAGTGCTTCCCAgagtcaaggatgcttccttggtTGGATGGGTCCTACAGAGGCTAGGCAATACTCCTTCTTAGCAttcggtgaacacacattggaacaggccaGTGAGTGCCCAGGTGTGTATCATTAAAGAAAGTTTTCTTAAGGAAGGACTCGGTCCTTGGTAGAATTCGAAGggtccttgacattggaacagtcctctGGCGGGATTCGATTacatccttgaaattcagccttttaaggatccttccttgactttgtgAAGCACCAATAGAATTTCAACGCCTCACCATAGCCACACCCTTCAACGAAAACCTAAAAGCTTCTTAATTTGGTATCATCATTAGAACGAAGGTTTCAAGAACCAGAGCCAGTTTGGTGGAAAGGGGTTACAGGTGAAACATAACACAGGGGCTGATAGCTGAATCAAGACATTTCACTATCGAGACATTTTGTCGCATTCAAGCACAAAAtccataaaatatcaaaattttCATCAGTTGTTATGCACATACAAAGTtttgtgagtttttgagcaCCTTTAGCCCCTCAACGCAGCAATTCATTTTGTGAAATCGAGTCCTTGCACCAGTCGGTTCCAAGGGACCTAATCAAGTGCCAAATTCATCACTGTTAACTGACTCTGTAGGAAACGTTAGATTTGGTTAAAACGTGTGACATtaccaaagatattcagttcacTGTGATGTTGGATAAAAAGTGTTAACGTTCTGTCCGTCTGTCGCAGCTCGCCGGTTATCATCACCCTCGACAGCGACAGCAGCCACGACGAcgccaacaacaaaaacaaccacagcagcagcagcagtccgCTCAGCAGCCAGCAGACCGTAGACTTCTCAgaccttcctcctctcccattGGTGCATTCCGCTGGTGTGGGCGGAGCCTTGAATGCAGAAATTGGTGAGCTTCCTGTTGACATCCTGGATCGAGGGTCTGATGGGTCAGAGACCGAGCCAGCGGACCAACCAGAGGCTGCAGGTCCTATCGCCATTGACAACAGTGATCATGACGTGGACGTGGAAAACGTTGAAGAGAGCGGTTCACTGCTGGGACTGGATGAGGATAAAGGACAAATGAGAATGGCTGATACAAAGTTAACAGCTCCTGGTAATCAGACAGGAGCAGGAGGTGTGGAGGGCGGCTCTCAGCCAACAAGAGCGATCGATGGTGCTGCCACATCAACAAATCTGGTCCGCAAAAGAGATGCTGAGGTGTCGACCTCTGACAGCCATCTGCTAGCAACCATCCTCAATGACCTAAAGGGAATCACTGCACCTAAATGTGACCTTTCTCTGAACTTTGAGCCCAGCTGTTCACCTGAAACCAGAAACAAGCGTTTTAGGAAACAGTGTGAGGTCAGTCAGTCTCGCTCAAACCAGGACGACTGGTTGGCTGAGACAAGATATCCTTACACAGATTCGTCTGACAAGCGACTGTCTTATGATCTTGTGGATGAAAATCGGGGCTCTGACTTGCCGACATGTCGTACCTCCATCCGCCCGCTACCTCCTCTTGAGCGACCTAAGGAGTGTAGGGTCAGAGAGGAGGGCAAGGACGCCCCTCCACTCCTGAAAAGGGCAAGTCCTGTGAGGTCATACAACAGAAATACTCCACCGCCATTAAAACACAAAGATCATGGAAGCCCACACCTGTCGCCCATATCTCCGATTGACTTGCACTCACCTTGTACCTCTGTTGGCGCTGACCCAGTTGGTGTAAATTCTCATGTTGACCTTAATTCAAATCCTACTGTCTCCTCCATTGACTCCTGTTTGGGTGCTGAGCTGCCTAAAGACAATCAGGCCATCCCTGGCATTTCAGCGCTGAACCAACATGTCACAAACACTATGGCACAGAGAGGAGAGCCGGCGTCTATGAGCAGCATTTTAGCTGATGACATGCATTCATCCTGTCATCTAGCACTCATTGACTCCCATTCAACTGCTCCTTCTAAACGTGGAGCATCAACTGTCAGCATCCATTCCATGAGTCACAAACATCCCATTGATTTCCATTCTTCTTCTGGATTGGAAACTAGTTCCACAAGTGCTGACTGCATTTCACATCTGGGCTTCAGTTCTTTTCATTCTTCAAAGGTACATTCCGGTCGTGACAGCACAAAGGAAATATCTTCCTCTGGTCATAGATCTTCACCCATTGACTTGCAGCCTGTAAATTCTTTATCTCCCATTGATTTCCATTTGGCCAAAACTGGCTGGTTCAGAGAGAAACCAGCTCACACTGACTCTACCTCCAGGAGTAACACTATGAGCTCAAATTCCAGTCGGGTAGCACCCGTTGATCCCCATCCTTCCAGCAGTGTTTCTGCTGAAGGGACACCGGGAGGTGGTGATGTTTTCTCAGGAGTCAACTTTAATGACACATCACCGCCTGTTTTCGTTTCATCCATTGATTCAAGGACACAGAATCTCTGCTCACCCATTGACTCTCACCTGTCCAGTTTGAGAGAGGACTTTTCA
Coding sequences within it:
- the LOC125883729 gene encoding uncharacterized protein LOC125883729 isoform X2, with the protein product MPLTVRTSARRRRKTPDEKRPGESTSAAQVMAPTRMKLRVRRRDNAAAGAAAGGGQPEEEEERSRESSGRSSRRKTTTSTTAAAAASSSSSPPPSSSSASASARAVMAAEEASPDSKCPICLDRFNNLAYLDRCLHRFCFPCIQEWSHNKAECPLCKQPFASILHSVRAEDDFKEYTLRPAPANSSVAATVAMVAAMASAARSDHQMRLMLRRHRGPEGGETNTRRRRRERGGRGRRSGVWEWYLDSPPLALPPLPHHPAVSPVVAEDSEEGEDLEEQRIRGGADLAERGVIFEGLTGLGGAVAPVGPNDRASRRLMTRLVARQRLQREGGTVRRLRERETVAFRRALYRSGIRVRGVAGINGNGNQGQQQQRDITAESFRRNPTHLNRLRPWLRRELTVLYGAHGSLVDIVQRIIMARLARHGLEDTPTVEEELRPFLLARTDHFLHELVSFARSPLSLENYDLQAVYEPPAAALELDGTSSSSESSSVIAISEGEEEERQVGGRSEERQLVRAAGAHDDVIQAGSCLSLSAWDDETPGPSYSTAEPSCSLASLSFSPAPQEAANEEEAGEKRDEEEECLIVGYKKPIAERTPELVQLSSDTEEEEEKKKEEENAAEKPPALPSTTPPLSYLPTIPPSTSGACSREQDDQPKEKDGEHRSRARSWSGSSGRNSVCTLSPVTPGESELRRESWRDRKSCSEVTREKRRKKKRRKRGRDRSSDQLRKSGTLYNPNRSIYPALMRHRSPSPFHSSVESGSPLPPSPDDSSWEYPCSQVSPLTSSVSSPSRSFSSSPLCSSPQPSSPTAQTPSLSPSNNHHGEKPGGKRKYKSRHLDSDDKDPTWRPSSSHCREKRRERGVKERRKRGRDGGRRRERQRRDVGESSRRSREDRSPSVEIIYEGTITSSMTQSPTRKRRRKRHRNTQHSSSPVIITLDSDSSHDDANNKNNHSSSSSPLSSQQTVDFSDLPPLPLVHSAGVGGALNAEIGELPVDILDRGSDGSETEPADQPEAAGPIAIDNSDHDVDVENVEESGSLLGLDEDKGQMRMADTKLTAPGNQTGAGGVEGGSQPTRAIDGAATSTNLVRKRDAEVSTSDSHLLATILNDLKGITAPKCDLSLNFEPSCSPETRNKRFRKQCEVSQSRSNQDDWLAETRYPYTDSSDKRLSYDLVDENRGSDLPTCRTSIRPLPPLERPKECRVREEGKDAPPLLKRASPVRSYNRNTPPPLKHKDHGSPHLSPISPIDLHSPCTSVGADPVGVNSHVDLNSNPTVSSIDSCLGAELPKDNQAIPGISALNQHVTNTMAQRGEPASMSSILADDMHSSCHLALIDSHSTAPSKRGASTVSIHSMSHKHPIDFHSSSGLETSSTSADCISHLGFSSFHSSKVHSGRDSTKEISSSGHRSSPIDLQPVNSLSPIDFHLAKTGWFREKPAHTDSTSRSNTMSSNSSRVAPVDPHPSSSVSAEGTPGGGDVFSGVNFNDTSPPVFVSSIDSRTQNLCSPIDSHLSSLREDFSERHLPCRVSSVPTTATSGRLSPIDVHPSSPKFRVDLHSSTAASEGLTDSKATSVVNHGVRSPHGHLPPIDLHHTNPVPPGNAHSSVSVRAMMDEHLNHTALSSATFHTSHKKCSSQSEPTVESHSKLLNLTDSHSKPRNHFDSRSNPQISIDACPKHNLPIDSHPKNSQRDFQLPTEYVITSSHQSVDNQWNSDASIDTHSDSQSPIDERSASSVWNTHTHSAT
- the LOC125883729 gene encoding uncharacterized protein LOC125883729 isoform X1, which encodes MPLTVRTSARRRRKTPDEKRPGESTSAAQVMAPTRMKLRVRRRDNAAAGAAAGGGQPEEEEERSRESSGRSSRRKTTTSTTAAAAASSSSSPPPSSSSASASARAVMAAEEASPDSKCPICLDRFNNLAYLDRCLHRFCFPCIQEWSHNKAECPLCKQPFASILHSVRAEDDFKEYTLRPAPANSSVAATVAMVAAMASAARSDHQMRLMLRRHRGPEGGETNTRRRRRERGGRGRRSGVWEWYLDSPPLALPPLPHHPAVSPVVAEDSEEGEDLEEQRIRGGADLAERGVIFEGLTGLGGAVAPVGPNDRASRRLMTRLVARQRLQREGGTVRRLRERETVAFRRALYRSGIRVRGVAGINGNGNQGQQQQRDITAESFRRNPTHLNRLRPWLRRELTVLYGAHGSLVDIVQRIIMARLARHGLEDTPTVEEELRPFLLARTDHFLHELVSFARSPLSLENYDLQAVYEPPAAALELDGTSSSSESSSVIAISEGEEEERQVGGRSEERQLVRAAGAHDDVIQAGSCLSLSAWDDETPGPSYSTAEPSCSLASLSFSPAPQEAANEEEAGEKRDEEEECLIVGYKKPIAERTPELVQLSSDTEEEEEKKKEEENAAEKPPALPSTTPPLSYLPTIPPSTSGACSREQDDQPKEKDGEHRSRARSWSGSSGRNSVCTLSPVTPGESELRRESWRDRKSCSEVTREKRRKKKRRKRGRDRSSDQLRKSGTLYNPNRSIYPALMRHRSPSPFHSSVESGSPLPPSPDDSSWEYPCSQVSPLTSSVSSPSRSFSSSPLCSSPQPSSPTAQTPSLSPSNNHHGEKPGGKRKYKSRHLDSDDKDPTWRPSSSHCREKRRERGVKERRKRGRDGGRRRERQRRDVGESSSRRSREDRSPSVEIIYEGTITSSMTQSPTRKRRRKRHRNTQHSSSPVIITLDSDSSHDDANNKNNHSSSSSPLSSQQTVDFSDLPPLPLVHSAGVGGALNAEIGELPVDILDRGSDGSETEPADQPEAAGPIAIDNSDHDVDVENVEESGSLLGLDEDKGQMRMADTKLTAPGNQTGAGGVEGGSQPTRAIDGAATSTNLVRKRDAEVSTSDSHLLATILNDLKGITAPKCDLSLNFEPSCSPETRNKRFRKQCEVSQSRSNQDDWLAETRYPYTDSSDKRLSYDLVDENRGSDLPTCRTSIRPLPPLERPKECRVREEGKDAPPLLKRASPVRSYNRNTPPPLKHKDHGSPHLSPISPIDLHSPCTSVGADPVGVNSHVDLNSNPTVSSIDSCLGAELPKDNQAIPGISALNQHVTNTMAQRGEPASMSSILADDMHSSCHLALIDSHSTAPSKRGASTVSIHSMSHKHPIDFHSSSGLETSSTSADCISHLGFSSFHSSKVHSGRDSTKEISSSGHRSSPIDLQPVNSLSPIDFHLAKTGWFREKPAHTDSTSRSNTMSSNSSRVAPVDPHPSSSVSAEGTPGGGDVFSGVNFNDTSPPVFVSSIDSRTQNLCSPIDSHLSSLREDFSERHLPCRVSSVPTTATSGRLSPIDVHPSSPKFRVDLHSSTAASEGLTDSKATSVVNHGVRSPHGHLPPIDLHHTNPVPPGNAHSSVSVRAMMDEHLNHTALSSATFHTSHKKCSSQSEPTVESHSKLLNLTDSHSKPRNHFDSRSNPQISIDACPKHNLPIDSHPKNSQRDFQLPTEYVITSSHQSVDNQWNSDASIDTHSDSQSPIDERSASSVWNTHTHSAT